A window of Palaemon carinicauda isolate YSFRI2023 unplaced genomic scaffold, ASM3689809v2 scaffold2285, whole genome shotgun sequence contains these coding sequences:
- the LOC137636087 gene encoding clumping factor A-like: TLAAKEILAPKKDSGSKRDSSSKRDSGSQSDSGSKRDSGSKRDSGSKRDSDSKRDFVSKRDFCSKKDSGSNRDSGSKRDSESKRDSDSKRDFGSKRDSGSKKESGSKRDFGSKRDSGCKKYSGSKRDSISKRDSCSKRDFRLQKRFRLQKRPRLLKDSGSKRDYSSKRDFGSKRDFGFKRDSGSKRDFGSKRDSSSKKDADSKGDSVGNRDSGSKRDSGSRRDSGSKRDYGSKRDSGSKRDSGSKKKLWLLKRFRLQ, from the exons AGACTTTGGCTGCAAAAGAGATTCTGGCTCCGAAAAAAGACTCCGGCTCCAAAAGAGACTCCAGCTCCAAAAGAGATTCTGGCTCCCAAAGCGATTCCGGCTCTAAAAGAGATTCCGGCTCCAAAAGGGACTCCGGCTCCAAAAGAGATTCCGACTCCAAAAGAGACTTTGTCTCCAAAAGAGATTTCTGCTCCAAAAAAGACTCCGGCTCCAATAGAGACTCCGGCTCCAAAAGAGATTCCGAATCCAAAAGAGATTCCGACTCCAAAAGAGACTTTGGCTCCAAAAGAGATTCTGGCTCCAAAAAAGAATCCGGCTCCAAAAGAGACTTTGGCTCCAAAAGAGATTCTGGCTGCAAAAAATACTCCGGCTCCAAAAGAGATTCCATCTCAAAAAGAGATTCTTGCTCCAAAAGAGACTTTAGGCTCCAGAAGAGATTCCGGCTCCAAAAGAGACCCCGCCTCCTAAA AGACTCTGGCTCCAAAAGAGATTACAGCTCCAAAAGAGACTTTGGCTCCAAAAGAGACTTTGGCTTCAAAAGAGATTCCGGCTCCAAAAGAGATTTCGGCTCCAAAAGAGATTCCAGCTCCAAAAAAGACGCCGACTCCAAAGGAGATTCCGTCGGCAATAGGGATTCCGGCTCCAAAAGAGATTCTGGCTCCAGAAGAGACTCCGGCTCCAAAAGAGACTATGGCTCTAAAAGAGACTCCGGCTCCAAAAGAGATTCCGGCTCCAAAAAAAAACTCTGGCTCCTAAAGAGATTCCGGCTCCAATAA